CTGGCGCCGTAGGAGGGTCCGGAGGTGGTTCCACCGCCGTCCGGCGAGAGCGTTCCACCGACCCATCCCCTCGGAGGCGTGTTCGTGGCAGTCGCAGAGTGCGACGGCGCGGCCACCGGGAACCCACCGACGGTGACCCGGGACACCAGGAGCGGTGAACGTCGCCATGCCCAGGAAGCCACCGGCGGCAGCGCGGTCCAGGCACCCTGTGGCGGCCACACGGCGGACCCGACGGCGGTAGGTCGCGGCGCAGGGAGGGCAGTGCTTCGAACGATGCGCTGCACAACGGCGGAGCACCGGCCGACGTTCGAGACCATCCCAGAACAGCAACGGGTTGTGGCACGGACCATCGGGACCACCAGGGTGTGCGAGCTCCCCGACCTCTGTCCAGCCTCGCGACGACAGGCGGGCCAGCTGCGCCTGCGCGGACGACGAGGAGGCGTACCCCAGACACGTCCACCGCTTGGGCGTGGAGGCAGGGACAGAGGGAGCGTCAGCACGTACGCTGGAAGGAACCACGGGAGCTCACATCTCCTGTCGGTGAGAGACACGAGCGGCGGCTACCGCAAGTGCTCAGAAGGCCCCTGGGGTTCCAGCCCCGGGGGTCTTCGTCGTTCACGGGCGATCCTGCCCCTCGTGATCCAAACCGAGGGCGCGACACTCCGGACAACCACCCGTCTGGCCGCGCTCAGCGGCGAAGTCGACGTCGTCCAGGTCGTCGAGGTCGTCGAGCGAGGACCACCCAGTGGTCCAGAGGACGTCCGGGTTCAGCCCCACGAGCTTCATCACCGCGCGACGTCGCGGGGTGTGGAACAGACGGGGCGAGGGCAGAGGAACAGGGACAGCAGAGGACACAAGGACTCCCAGGCACACACGACGGATGGAAGCCGTCGAGCGGGCGTAGCCGTGGGAGTCAGAAGGATCCCCGGGGCTCTCCCCGGGCAGCGCGTCGGCTACCGCGCGCCGTTCATGTCGTGTGTGGTCCCGCCCGAAGGCGCTTTCAGGGTACGTCACCAGCTCCGCGCAGCGGGGGCTGTTGAGTTGGTGAGAAGAGGGGGCCAAGAGGCGGTCCCCGCCCCTCCCCGCGGTGCCTGAACAGGCAGCGGAGGGGTGCTCAGGCGGTCCCGGCCGCCTCCGCCGTCCGTCCGTGCTCGCTGCGCGTGCGCGCGGGCGGGCGGCGAAGACGCCCCCGGGCCGATGAGGACCTGTCCGACGGCCGATCAGACGCCACCAGGACGACCCTGGACAGCACGAAGACCCCCACCTGCTCCTGGCGCATGAACTACGCCCTGAAGCGGGAGGGGGTGTGCGGGGCTGAGCAGTCGAACGCCCCAGCGGTCACGTCAGAAGCGGATCACCTTCACGAGCCGCCCCGCGTGACTCAGCGACGGGGTGCGTGGCGTTGACCGAGTCACCCGCCGCAACCAGAGCCAGGGCGAAGCGCCGGCGCTGAGCGCTGATGGCGTCGGTGTGAGCGCGCATGGTGCAGCCGAAGCCGCGGGACTGCGACCAGGTGCGGAACGTCGCGCGGGACTCAACCAGCTCACCGGTGGCGGGGTCGAGGACGTCCCAGGGGACCTCTCCCCGGTCGTCCGTGGCCTTGGTGACGTACTTCGAGACGTACCCCGCGAAGCGGGTCGCGTCAGAGCCAG
The sequence above is drawn from the Kineococcus mangrovi genome and encodes:
- a CDS encoding rolling circle replication-associated protein, with product WVPGGRAVALCDCHEHASEGMGRWNALAGRRWNHLRTLLRRQFPGCEFFRAAEVQERGALHLHVVFWSPTPVSVHALQALAAVAGFGCNTRWDAAGSDATRFAGYVSKYVTKATDDRGEVPWDVLDPATGELVESRATFRTWSQSRGFGCTMRAHTDAISAQRRRFALALVAAGDSVNATHPVAESRGAAREGDPLLT